GTACGAGGCCGCGCGCACCTTCCCCGTCGAGAAGTACCCGGTGCAGACCCCGGTCACCGGCACCGAGGGCACCCGACTGGCCAACCCGCCGCTGCTGGTGCCGGTCCTGCGGGCCGGTCTCGGCATGGCCGACGCCGCGCTCGGGCTGCTGCCGGAGTCGTCGATGGGCTTCGTCGGCCTGGCCCGCGACGAGCAGACGTACGAGCCGCGCGCCTACATGGAGTCGCTGCCCCGGGACCTGTCCGGCCTGCCGGTGCTGGTCCTCGACCCGATGCTGGCCACCGGCGGCTCCCTGGAGCACTGCTGCCGGCTGCTCGCCGACCGCGGCTGCACCGACATCACCGTCCTCTGCGTGCTGGCCGCCCCGGTCGGCATCGAGCGCCTGGAGCGGTCCGGCCTGCCGCTGCGCCTGGTCACCGCCTCCATCGACGAGGGCCTCAACGAGCACAAGTTCATCGTCCCCGGCCTCGGCGACGCCGGCGACCGCCAGTTCGGCGGCATGCCCCGCTTCTGACCCCCACCCCGCCGTCCTCCCGCTCCCCGCGCTCCCCGCGCGCCGCTGCGGAAGCGCCAGTTTCACGGAAAGAGGGCCCATCCCGCCACGGATGGGCCCTCTTTCCGTGAATCGGCGCGGTGAACCGGCGGCGTGGTGGGGCGGCGGCGCGGTGGGGCGGCGTGGTGGATCGGCGTGGTGGGGCGCGTTGGTGCGCGAGGGGTGCGGGGAGGGGATAGCCTCTCGGGCCATGACTGGTGTTGCGCTCGCCGAAGAGCTGCTGCTCCTCGCGTATGACGACGAATCCGGCAAGGCGACCATGCCGCGGATCAGCCTCGACCTCGGCATGGCCGCGGCGGTGCTGATCGAGTTGGCGCTGGCCGGGCGGATCGCGTACGCCGAGGGAAACCTGGCGGTGACCGATCCGGCTCCGGTCGGTGAGCCGATCATCGACGAGGTGCTGGCGCGCGTTGCCGCCGACACCCCGCACAGCCCGTCGTCCTGGGTGCAGCGGCTCCGGCACGGCCTGCGCGACCGGATCCTCGGCGACCTGGTCGCCCGGGGCGTGGTGCGGGACGTCGAGGAGACCGAGCTGGGCTTCATCACCGTGCACCGCTATCCGGTGGTGGACGCCACGGTGGAGAAGGACACCCGGGACCGGCTCGCCGCCGCGCTGACCAGCGGTCAGCTCCCCGACGAGCGGACCGCCGCGCTGGCCACCCTGGTCGCCGTGCTGCGGATGGAACCGGCGCTCGGCCTGACCGGCACGGCGGCGGACGACGCCCGCCGCCGGCTGGAGGAGATCGCCAGCGGCGCCGGCTTCTCCGGCAACGTCAGCCTCGACGACTCAGTCGTCCGCCCCTCCATCGGCCTGGTCGTCGCCGCCCTCGGCCAGGCCGTCGACCAGGCCCTCGGCAAACGTCCCTGACCCCACCCCCCACCGGCCCCACCCGGGCCCTCAGCAGAGTCGATCATGGAGTTGGCGCGGAGAGCGATCTCCGACGCCGCCAACTCCATGATCACCGGGGGAAGTGGGTCAGAGGCCGAGGGCCTGGGCGATCTCGGCGCGCAGCGCCGTGATCGCGGCGTGCGCGCGGGTGCGGGCCGCCGGGACGTCGCCGTCCGTGACCGGTTCCACGACCTCGAGGTACGCCTTGAGCTTCGGTTCGGTGCCGGACGGGCGGATCACCACGCGGGCGGCGGCGGTGCGCAGGATCACCACGTCCGACTCGGGGAGCAGGTCGGTCGACTCGGTGACCGGCTGTCCGAGCAGGCTGACCGGGACGGCGGCGCGCAGCCGGGTCATCATCTCCGCGATCAGCCGCAGGTCGTCGACCCGTACGGAGAGCTGGTCGGTGTGGTGCACGCCGAACTCGGCGGCCAGCTCGTCCAGCCGGTCGGTGAGCGTACGGCCCTGTGCCTTCAGCCCGGCGGCCAGCTCGGCGACGGTCAGCGCGGCGGTGATGCCGTCCTTGTCGCGGACGTGCTCCGGGGCCACGCAGTAGCCCAGCGCCTCCTCGTAGCCGAAGACCAGCGGCTGCGCCCCGCCCCCGGCCCGCACGATCCACTTGAACCCGGTCAGCGTCTCGTCGTACGGCAGGCCCCGGGCAGCGCACATGGCCCGCAGCAGGGACGACGACACGATGGTGGTGGCGTAGAGGCCCCGCACGCCGCGGCGCATCAGGTGGTCGGCGAGCAGCGCGCCCACCTCGTCGCCGCGCAGCATCCGCCAGCCCGTGTCACCGGTCCGGACGGCCACCGCGCACCGGTCGGCGTCCGGGTCATTGGCGATCGCCAGGTCCGCCCCGGTCGAGTCGGCGAGCGCCACCAGGTGGTCCACCGCGCCGGGCTCCTCCGGGTTGGGGAAGCTCACGGTCGGGAAGGCCGGGTCCGGCTCGGCCTGGTCCGGTACCACCCCCGGCACCGGGAAACCGGCCCGGGCGAACGCGGCGGTCAGCACCGCCGCCCCCACCCCGTGCAGCGGCGTGTAGGCCACGTTCAGGTCGCGGGGCCCGTCCGGGTCGATCACGGCGGCGGCCCGCGCCACGTACGACGCGACCAGGTCGTCGCCGAGCACCTCGCCCGCCGGACCGAGCGGCACCTCGGCGAGCGCGCCGACCGACCGGATCGCCGCCTCGATGCCGGCGTCGGCGGGCGGCACGATCTGCGCGCCGGCCCCCAGCTCACCGCCGAGCCGGGCACCCAAGTAGACCTTGTAGCCGTTGTCCTGGGGCGGGTTGTGGCTGGCGGTGACCATCACGCCGGCCACCCCGCCGAGGTGCCGCACCGCGTAGGCGAGCACCGGGGTGGGCAGTGGTCGGGGCAGCAGCAGCGCCGGCCGACCCGCGCCGGTGGCGACCTGGGCGGTCCGCTCGGCGAAGGCCCGGGAGCCGTGCCGGGCGTCGTACCCGATGACCAGCGGACCGGTGCCGCCCTGGGCGGCGAGCCAACCGACCAGCCCGGCGGCGGCCCGGGTGACCACCGCGAGGTTCATCCCGTTGGGGCCGGCCCGCAGCGGGCCGCGCAGCCCGGCGGTGCCGAAGGTCAGCGGCCCGGCGAAGCGGTCGGCCAGGTCCGGCGCGCTGCCCGGCAGCCGGTCGAGCACGTCACGCAGCTCGTCCCGGGTGGCCGGGTCGGGGTCGTCGTCGAGCCACCGTCGGGCCTGCTCGCGAACGTCGTCAAGGTCAGTGGTTTCCGCCGCCATTGCCTCTTGATAGCACGGCGGCGGATCACCACTGACCGTCGGCCTCGACTCAGTTGTCCCCGGAGAGCCGGAAGGAGGCGGCCATCGCGTCGAAGATCGGCCGGCTCGCGGCGAACCGGGCGTCGGTCGAGGAGAGGTAGAACGAGTAGACCTTGCCGTCCTTCACCACGCCCCGCCACACCCCGTGCCGCATGGTGTCGCCCTCGCCGCAGGTGTATTCCAGCTCGGCCGCCTGCCCACCCGCCAGTGGCTGCTCTTTCACCGACAGCTGCCGGTACGGCTGCGGACAGGTCTTGCTGGTGTCGCTCTTCGACTTGAGGTTCCGCGAGGCGAACTCGGCCCAGCTGATCGAGGTGCCGCCCCACTTCTCGGCGATGATGCGGACCTTCCGGCCGCTGTCGTCCGGGTCGACGAAGTCGACGTACAGGCCGCCGGTCTGCCGCTCCCAGCCCTTCGGCACCTGCACGGTGATGCCCTTGGCCGAGTGTTCCTGCATCTCGACGCCGGGGTCGGCCGGTGCCGTCGCGGTCGGCAGCGACGTGACGATCGGCCGGGTCGGCTCGTCGTCGCCGCTGAACATGACGACCGCGCCGATCAGCAGCAGCACCGCCACGCCGCCGGCCGCCGCGAGCTGGACCTTGCGGGGCCAGCCCTTGACGGTGCCGACCAGTTGGCCGGCGACACCCTTCGCCTTGCCGACCGCCCCGCCGGGCTGGGCGGGTGCGGTGCTCGGCGAGGTCCACGGCTGGCCGGTGCCCGGCACCGACCACTGGTTGCCGGCGTAGCCGCCGCCGATCCGCTGCGTCGCCTCCGGCGCGCCGCCCGGCACCCGCTGGGTGGCGTCCGGGTGCCCGCCGATGCGCTGGGTGGCGTCGGGGTGCCCGCCGCCGATCCGCTGGGTCGCGTCGGCCGGACCGCCGATCCGTTGGGTCGCCTCGGGTACGTCGCCGTAGACCCCGCCGGAGGACATCGCGCCGGTCGGGGTGTGCAGCGGGCCGGCCAGGGCGTCGGCGCTGGTCTCGTCGAGTGCGGCGGCTCCTGCGGCGGAGCGGCGGCGGGGCGTTCCCCCGGCGCAACGCGGCCAGCCGGTCGGTGAGCGACTCGCCGGGGCCGATCATCGCCCGGCCGCCGATCTGCCCGGTCGGCTTGGGTTCCGGCTTCGCGGCGGGCGGCGGGGGCGCGGCGGGCCGCTGCACCGGCACCACGGCGTACGGGTCGGTGACCGAGTTGACCGCGGTGGCGGTGCTGGTCAGCGGGCCGGCCAGCAGCTCGCGCAGCATCCGGCGGGCGCCGTGCACGTCGAGCCGGCGGGCTGGGTCCTTCTCCAGCAGCCCCATCAGTACCCCGGTCAGCGCGCCGCTGCGCTGCGGCGTGGCCGGCGGGTCCTCGACCACCGCGTGCATGGTCTCGATCGGGTCGCCCTTGTCGAACGGGGGCCGCCCCTCCACCGCCGTGTAGAGCGTCACGCCGAGCGAGAAGAGGTCGCTGGGCGGGCCGAACTCCTGGCCCATCGCCCGCTCGGGCGAGATGAAGTGCGGCGAGCCGAGCACCATGCCGGGGGTGGTGAGCTGCACGTCCGTCGGCATCCGGGCGACGCCGAAGTCGGTCAGCACGCAGCGGCCGTCGGTGCAGATCAGCACGTTGGCCGGCTTGACGTCCCGGTGCAGTACGCCGATCGCGTGCGCCACCTCCAGCGCGCCGAGCAGCGCGAT
The Micromonospora sp. R77 DNA segment above includes these coding regions:
- a CDS encoding GPP34 family phosphoprotein, which produces MTGVALAEELLLLAYDDESGKATMPRISLDLGMAAAVLIELALAGRIAYAEGNLAVTDPAPVGEPIIDEVLARVAADTPHSPSSWVQRLRHGLRDRILGDLVARGVVRDVEETELGFITVHRYPVVDATVEKDTRDRLAAALTSGQLPDERTAALATLVAVLRMEPALGLTGTAADDARRRLEEIASGAGFSGNVSLDDSVVRPSIGLVVAALGQAVDQALGKRP
- a CDS encoding phospho-sugar mutase produces the protein MAAETTDLDDVREQARRWLDDDPDPATRDELRDVLDRLPGSAPDLADRFAGPLTFGTAGLRGPLRAGPNGMNLAVVTRAAAGLVGWLAAQGGTGPLVIGYDARHGSRAFAERTAQVATGAGRPALLLPRPLPTPVLAYAVRHLGGVAGVMVTASHNPPQDNGYKVYLGARLGGELGAGAQIVPPADAGIEAAIRSVGALAEVPLGPAGEVLGDDLVASYVARAAAVIDPDGPRDLNVAYTPLHGVGAAVLTAAFARAGFPVPGVVPDQAEPDPAFPTVSFPNPEEPGAVDHLVALADSTGADLAIANDPDADRCAVAVRTGDTGWRMLRGDEVGALLADHLMRRGVRGLYATTIVSSSLLRAMCAARGLPYDETLTGFKWIVRAGGGAQPLVFGYEEALGYCVAPEHVRDKDGITAALTVAELAAGLKAQGRTLTDRLDELAAEFGVHHTDQLSVRVDDLRLIAEMMTRLRAAVPVSLLGQPVTESTDLLPESDVVILRTAAARVVIRPSGTEPKLKAYLEVVEPVTDGDVPAARTRAHAAITALRAEIAQALGL
- the upp gene encoding uracil phosphoribosyltransferase, with product MDVHVIDHPLAQSRLTAMRDARTDSSTFRAALHELTTMLVYEAARTFPVEKYPVQTPVTGTEGTRLANPPLLVPVLRAGLGMADAALGLLPESSMGFVGLARDEQTYEPRAYMESLPRDLSGLPVLVLDPMLATGGSLEHCCRLLADRGCTDITVLCVLAAPVGIERLERSGLPLRLVTASIDEGLNEHKFIVPGLGDAGDRQFGGMPRF